The Candidatus Limnocylindrales bacterium genome has a segment encoding these proteins:
- a CDS encoding radical SAM protein, whose protein sequence is MTKFTRYVTLGRMAWNYWIRKVKPDYLPMRLWVEPTSVCNLRCVMCPQSFGRRFAKGYMEFSLFKKIIDEAKTFVYDVNLHHTGEPTLHPRLPEMIRYAKESGIYTRLHTNATLLNEERARALLTSGLDLISFSFDGYEKEEYEKIRVRSDFDETLGNILNFLHLKKKLGQTTPYTIFEVIDFSGEARDAERQKKFRAQFAGLPLDQLIIKEPHNWAGSYEIKDHVPSYYTDYYSPCTFPWYALVIFWNGKVAPCPQDFYGDLDMGDVNKSSIKEIWNSAPMMELRRLMKEGRGHDLSPCSGCDMIKRKTFLGVPTLNLKTFLKESVLGYKG, encoded by the coding sequence ATGACTAAATTCACTCGCTATGTTACCTTAGGTCGTATGGCCTGGAACTACTGGATTCGGAAGGTGAAACCGGATTATCTTCCTATGCGTCTTTGGGTAGAACCCACCAGCGTCTGTAATCTGCGTTGTGTAATGTGTCCTCAAAGTTTTGGGAGGCGCTTTGCCAAAGGGTATATGGAGTTTTCCCTGTTTAAGAAAATCATCGATGAAGCGAAAACCTTCGTTTATGATGTGAATCTTCACCATACCGGCGAACCTACCCTTCACCCCCGGCTCCCCGAGATGATTCGGTATGCCAAGGAAAGCGGTATTTATACCCGCCTCCATACCAATGCCACCTTGCTCAATGAAGAGCGTGCCCGAGCTTTACTGACCTCAGGGTTAGATCTTATTTCTTTTTCTTTTGACGGTTATGAAAAAGAAGAATACGAGAAAATTAGGGTACGATCGGATTTTGATGAGACCTTAGGGAATATTCTCAATTTTTTGCATTTGAAAAAAAAGTTAGGTCAGACTACGCCGTATACGATCTTTGAGGTCATTGATTTTTCCGGTGAAGCCAGGGACGCAGAAAGACAGAAGAAATTCCGGGCGCAGTTTGCAGGTCTTCCCTTAGATCAACTCATTATTAAAGAACCCCACAACTGGGCTGGAAGCTACGAGATAAAAGACCATGTTCCAAGTTATTATACAGATTATTATTCCCCGTGCACTTTTCCCTGGTACGCTTTGGTTATTTTTTGGAACGGGAAAGTAGCTCCCTGTCCCCAGGATTTTTACGGTGACTTAGATATGGGAGATGTCAACAAATCTTCGATCAAGGAAATCTGGAATTCGGCTCCCATGATGGAACTTAGAAGACTCATGAAAGAAGGTCGGGGCCATGACCTTTCTCCCTGCTCTGGTTGTGATATGATTAAAAGAAAAACCTTTTTAGGCGTTCCGACTTTAAACCTGAAAACCTTTCTCAAAGAAAGCGTGTTAGGATACAAGGGATAA
- the asnB gene encoding asparagine synthase (glutamine-hydrolyzing), whose amino-acid sequence MSCKWTPHSPLHYPTKLCGIAGIVSLNPRYKIENRDLQRMCEVIRHRGPDDEGFYLEYPIGLGMRRLSIIDLEGGHQPMSDEDKSLWIVFNGEIYNFQEIRRELEKKGYRFRTRSDTEVILYSYKAYGEECVRLFRGMFGFALWDKKEKKLILARDPLGIKPLHYYLDAEKLIFSSEIKSILTCKGVSRELNFKALDRYLTFEYIFAPETIFQKIYKLPPAHILVWSDKGLKIKPYWDIEWESEDMEAGNGITQGEGLEGVSPSYPLASALSRKEEEYAEQLYAVLKESVKLELISDVPLGAFLSGGIDSSSVVALMSQMSDRPVKTFSIGFEDQSYNELDYARKVARHFGTDHHEFILKPNIEDLAMTLMDYLDEPLGDFSIFPTYLVSKMAREQVTVALSGDGGDELFAGYDTYIANRIGEYYEKIPGFLRNHLIARWLHLIPPSQKKKGILNLVKRFVEGAELPRSLMHARWMTFLKQEEKSRLYTDFFKKELADETPDKSLQYYFDQTRPRNPQTPGFPDPLARQQYVDLKTYLPDDILTKVDRMSMATSLEARVPLLDHKVVEFAFKIPSELKLRGFTTKYILKKTMAKFLPREVIYKKKQGFSIPIKNWLRAELKPLLLDLLSETRIQKRGYFNWKHVDRWIQEHLHGKENHSHRLWALMVFEMWHQRYL is encoded by the coding sequence ATGAGCTGTAAATGGACCCCTCATTCACCGCTTCATTACCCTACTAAATTGTGCGGAATTGCAGGCATAGTAAGTTTAAATCCTCGATATAAGATTGAGAACAGAGATCTTCAGAGGATGTGTGAGGTCATTCGCCACCGTGGCCCAGATGATGAGGGCTTTTACCTGGAATACCCCATAGGACTCGGAATGCGCCGTTTGAGTATTATTGACCTCGAAGGTGGACATCAGCCCATGTCCGATGAAGATAAATCCCTATGGATAGTGTTCAACGGGGAAATCTACAATTTTCAAGAAATCCGAAGAGAATTAGAAAAAAAAGGCTATCGCTTTCGTACTCGAAGCGATACCGAAGTTATCCTGTACAGCTACAAGGCATATGGAGAGGAATGTGTAAGACTCTTTCGGGGGATGTTCGGCTTTGCCCTCTGGGATAAAAAGGAAAAAAAACTGATCCTCGCACGAGACCCCTTGGGAATTAAGCCTCTTCATTACTATCTGGATGCCGAAAAGCTGATTTTTAGCTCTGAAATAAAATCCATTTTAACCTGTAAAGGAGTTTCTCGTGAGCTTAATTTTAAAGCCTTAGATCGCTATCTAACTTTTGAATACATTTTTGCTCCTGAGACCATTTTTCAGAAAATCTACAAACTTCCTCCGGCGCATATATTGGTCTGGTCGGATAAGGGGTTGAAGATTAAGCCGTATTGGGATATAGAGTGGGAGAGTGAGGATATGGAAGCCGGGAATGGGATCACCCAGGGGGAGGGTCTTGAGGGTGTTTCTCCATCTTATCCCCTTGCCTCTGCACTTTCCAGAAAAGAGGAGGAGTATGCCGAACAACTTTATGCGGTATTAAAAGAGTCGGTGAAACTGGAACTGATCAGTGACGTTCCTCTGGGAGCTTTCCTCAGTGGAGGGATTGACTCGAGCTCTGTGGTAGCTCTGATGAGCCAGATGTCAGATCGCCCGGTAAAAACTTTCTCCATTGGATTTGAAGATCAATCCTATAACGAGCTTGATTACGCCAGAAAAGTAGCCAGGCATTTTGGGACGGATCATCACGAATTTATTTTAAAACCGAATATTGAGGATCTGGCCATGACGCTGATGGATTATCTGGATGAACCTTTGGGCGATTTCTCCATTTTTCCCACCTATTTGGTTTCTAAAATGGCCCGGGAGCAGGTAACCGTTGCCCTCTCTGGAGATGGGGGGGATGAGCTTTTTGCCGGTTACGATACGTATATTGCAAACCGTATAGGAGAATATTACGAAAAAATTCCGGGTTTTCTCCGTAACCACCTTATAGCCAGGTGGCTTCACCTTATTCCCCCATCCCAAAAAAAGAAAGGGATCCTTAACCTGGTCAAACGTTTTGTAGAAGGAGCTGAACTTCCTCGCTCTTTAATGCATGCCCGCTGGATGACCTTTCTAAAGCAAGAAGAAAAATCCCGGCTTTATACCGACTTCTTTAAAAAAGAACTGGCAGACGAGACTCCCGATAAGTCCCTTCAATATTATTTTGATCAAACTCGACCCCGGAATCCCCAGACTCCGGGATTTCCGGATCCTTTAGCCCGTCAGCAATACGTAGATTTAAAAACCTATCTACCCGATGATATCCTCACCAAAGTAGATCGGATGAGCATGGCTACGTCTCTAGAAGCCAGAGTACCTTTGTTGGATCATAAGGTGGTAGAATTTGCATTTAAAATTCCCAGCGAGCTAAAATTAAGGGGTTTTACAACCAAATATATCCTTAAGAAAACCATGGCAAAATTCCTTCCCAGGGAAGTTATTTACAAGAAGAAGCAGGGTTTTAGTATTCCCATCAAAAACTGGTTACGGGCTGAACTAAAACCCCTTCTTTTGGACCTCCTGTCCGAGACACGGATCCAAAAAAGGGGCTATTTTAACTGGAAACATGTAGACCGGTGGATTCAAGAACATCTCCACGGGAAAGAAAATCATAGTCATCGGTTGTGGGCTTTGATGGTTTTTGAAATGTGGCATCAGCGATATCTGTAG
- a CDS encoding glycosyltransferase family 4 protein, with protein MKILMVAPEPFFQPRGTPFSVYHRLEALSKLGHQIDLVTYPLGKDVFIDQVEIYRSWKPPFVKRVKIGPSFLKPILDIFLFIKATVLLMKKKYDCIHTHEEGTFLGAALNRIFRYPHVYDMHSSLPEQFFNFGIIRSHRIIRYLELFERWALKYSSIVIAICPYLQEKIRRIMPDKKTVLIENIPNLTEDAFLGKDEEVKRLKKELNLEHQLVILYTGTLETYQGIELLLESARYVTRHVKDVKFLLVGGTEDQMKTLLELADSLGVRESVLFIGQRPVEEMPSFIQLADILVSPRKTGTNTPLKIYTYLSSGKPIVATNLLTHTQALNPDVAVLTEPNPEDFARGILKLIQDPSLRARLGQNALKLSKTKYSYEVYLSRTAEVYDYILMNSKR; from the coding sequence ATGAAGATTCTCATGGTTGCACCAGAGCCCTTTTTTCAACCGAGAGGGACCCCTTTTAGTGTGTACCACCGTTTAGAAGCCCTTTCTAAACTGGGTCATCAGATAGACCTGGTTACTTACCCCTTGGGTAAGGATGTTTTCATAGATCAAGTTGAGATTTATCGCTCCTGGAAGCCCCCCTTTGTAAAACGGGTAAAAATCGGCCCCTCCTTCCTAAAGCCGATTTTAGATATTTTCTTGTTTATCAAAGCAACGGTTCTGCTGATGAAGAAGAAGTACGACTGTATTCATACCCACGAGGAAGGAACTTTTTTGGGAGCCGCTTTAAACAGGATTTTTAGATATCCCCACGTCTATGATATGCATTCCAGCTTACCGGAGCAATTTTTTAATTTTGGGATCATCCGTTCGCATCGGATTATTCGGTATCTGGAATTATTCGAGCGCTGGGCTCTAAAATACTCCAGTATTGTCATTGCCATCTGCCCCTATTTACAGGAAAAAATAAGACGGATCATGCCGGATAAGAAGACGGTCCTCATTGAAAACATTCCTAACTTAACGGAAGATGCTTTCTTGGGAAAGGATGAGGAAGTTAAAAGATTAAAGAAAGAGTTAAATCTGGAACATCAACTGGTTATCCTTTATACAGGAACTCTGGAGACCTATCAAGGAATTGAGCTTCTCTTAGAAAGTGCCCGATATGTTACCCGACATGTTAAAGATGTTAAGTTTCTTTTGGTAGGAGGGACCGAAGATCAAATGAAAACGTTACTGGAGTTGGCCGACTCTCTCGGTGTGCGAGAATCGGTCCTGTTCATAGGACAGAGACCTGTTGAAGAAATGCCCAGTTTTATCCAGTTAGCAGATATTTTGGTGTCACCTCGAAAAACGGGAACAAATACGCCCCTTAAAATTTATACCTATCTCAGTTCTGGTAAACCCATTGTTGCCACAAATCTTCTAACCCATACTCAGGCTCTTAATCCAGATGTAGCCGTATTGACGGAACCCAATCCGGAGGATTTTGCCCGGGGAATTCTTAAACTCATTCAGGATCCTTCCCTCAGAGCTAGATTAGGTCAAAATGCCCTCAAATTAAGTAAGACAAAATATAGCTACGAAGTCTACCTCTCCCGAACGGCCGAAGTATATGACTATATCCTGATGAATTCAAAGCGATGA
- a CDS encoding TPM domain-containing protein: protein MKCPSCGTEISDRVEACPDCHFTLVLLDSRLPPPPVRSGYVNDFAKVLSKEEVLRIEQRCHEIFLKTQAELIVVTVPRTKPVKPSEYVFWLANRWDMGGTENRGIMILLALEERRIESEVGYSLEPVITDEESFQILQRHVVPFLQKGNYGEGLYQAVNILGQIIEGTQKARELNWWKKLF, encoded by the coding sequence ATGAAATGCCCCAGTTGCGGTACAGAAATTTCAGATCGTGTAGAGGCTTGTCCTGATTGCCATTTTACTTTGGTCCTTCTGGATTCTCGACTTCCTCCTCCGCCGGTTCGATCTGGTTATGTTAATGACTTTGCAAAGGTTCTTTCCAAGGAAGAGGTCCTTCGAATTGAGCAGCGTTGCCATGAGATATTCTTAAAGACCCAAGCCGAGTTGATAGTGGTTACAGTTCCCAGGACAAAACCCGTTAAGCCTTCGGAATATGTTTTCTGGCTTGCCAATCGATGGGATATGGGAGGGACAGAGAATCGGGGGATCATGATCCTTCTCGCTTTGGAAGAGCGTCGGATTGAGAGCGAAGTAGGTTATTCCCTGGAGCCTGTAATCACCGATGAAGAATCTTTTCAGATCTTGCAAAGGCATGTGGTTCCTTTTTTACAGAAGGGGAATTACGGTGAAGGGCTCTACCAGGCAGTGAATATTTTGGGTCAGATTATTGAAGGGACTCAAAAAGCACGAGAACTTAACTGGTGGAAAAAACTGTTTTAA